In Dyadobacter sp. CECT 9275, the following proteins share a genomic window:
- the mce gene encoding methylmalonyl-CoA epimerase — MFINVEHIGIAVKDLGSGEALYEKLLGVASYKRETVESESVMTSFFQINETKIELLQAIDTDSPIARFIDKKGEGIHHIAFEVNDIGAEMERLKNEGFVLLNEKPKIGADHKLVCFVHPKSTYGVLIELCQDIKNVEP, encoded by the coding sequence ATGTTTATTAATGTTGAACATATTGGCATAGCGGTGAAAGACCTTGGTTCTGGAGAGGCACTCTATGAAAAGCTGCTGGGAGTAGCTTCCTATAAGAGAGAAACGGTAGAATCCGAATCAGTGATGACTTCATTTTTCCAGATCAATGAAACTAAAATTGAACTTTTACAGGCAATAGACACAGATAGTCCCATTGCCAGGTTTATAGATAAAAAAGGGGAAGGAATACATCACATCGCATTTGAAGTAAACGACATCGGTGCCGAGATGGAGCGATTGAAAAATGAAGGTTTTGTTTTGCTGAACGAAAAGCCAAAAATCGGAGCAGATCACAAGCTCGTTTGTTTCGTACATCCCAAAAGCACATACGGCGTTTTAATTGAATTGTGCCAGGATATTAAAAATGTTGAGCCTTAG
- the tamL gene encoding translocation and assembly module lipoprotein TamL: MRSSFIILLVISVWLSGCSVNKYIPAGQSLYIGNSVKVTPDSVSKPNVSGLADNLESIIKPAPNKTIFGSPWKVWWYYVIGEPKDEGGLRSWFRKKLGEPPVFASQRIVDINAANMVAFLDNEGFYRSGVKGRLIENKNRTSRAEYSAYVMPRYFINEISYVVPDSSDFNKDLVLAKKETYLRKGDPIRLDVITAERSRIDNELKGKGYYFFNPDYLIVKVDSTIGRADSTMNPQQVNLYLEVKPQTVQTALKQYYINRIFVNTGTQDDGSSDTVSVNNGRLRRGITVQDPGKRYKRRIFYDAIGFRRGNMYTNTMQNVSLTRLVNLQNFKFVKNRFEVVPRSDSALLDIHYDLSPLKKKSLQTIISASTKSNNLSGSQLDVNWKNRNFFKGAEMLTLSAYFGFDVQLGGNKIANPNRIGNEYIRYGARADLSFPRFIVPFLRIRPEKSQLLPKTILSLNYENRVQTGFFTTTSIRGDWSYVWSKSSRLEHTLTPISLNFIEPRNVNTEKLVNIITNPNTNPLDAERYIRILEAKYFLAGSNYTVSFRPTPRPFSKNQFILIGGIDYGGNLLSLFSKTPSDGRPKEFIGVPIFQYAKADAEIRYYRTITPGIRWANRLIAGAIKPYGNSSNMQTPLFKQYFAGGSTGIRAFRARSLGPGAYRPDSLSIVQLGYQAQGDIRLEFNTELRLQFTKVLNGAVFMDAGNIWSIPDAERSGYDERAIIGKDFLKQVAVGGGIGLRLDFSYLIFRLDLATPFRKPWYTAEPITSDDPEAPARYKNPWVFKEINFGSKAWRKENLVLNIAVGLPF, translated from the coding sequence CTGGTTATAAGTGTGTGGCTGAGCGGTTGTTCGGTTAACAAATATATTCCTGCCGGTCAAAGCCTTTACATTGGAAATTCTGTTAAAGTAACGCCGGATTCCGTATCCAAACCAAATGTGTCGGGATTGGCTGATAACCTGGAGAGTATTATCAAACCCGCTCCCAACAAGACAATTTTTGGCTCCCCCTGGAAAGTATGGTGGTACTATGTCATCGGTGAGCCCAAAGACGAAGGAGGTTTACGCTCCTGGTTCCGGAAAAAACTTGGTGAACCACCTGTATTTGCCTCCCAGCGCATTGTGGATATTAATGCAGCCAATATGGTCGCTTTTCTCGACAATGAAGGTTTCTATCGGTCCGGCGTCAAAGGGAGGCTGATAGAAAATAAAAACCGCACCTCCAGAGCGGAATACAGTGCCTACGTAATGCCCCGCTATTTTATCAATGAGATCAGCTATGTAGTGCCCGACAGCAGTGATTTTAACAAAGATCTGGTACTGGCAAAAAAAGAGACCTATCTCCGCAAAGGTGATCCGATCCGGCTCGACGTCATCACGGCTGAAAGATCCAGAATCGACAATGAATTAAAGGGCAAAGGATATTACTTTTTCAACCCCGACTACCTGATCGTGAAGGTAGATTCCACCATTGGCAGAGCAGATTCTACCATGAACCCACAGCAGGTAAATCTGTATCTGGAAGTGAAACCTCAAACCGTTCAGACCGCCCTGAAACAGTATTACATCAACCGGATTTTTGTCAATACCGGTACCCAGGACGATGGTTCAAGTGACACTGTTTCGGTAAACAATGGCCGTTTAAGGAGAGGTATTACGGTACAGGATCCGGGAAAAAGATACAAACGCCGGATTTTCTATGACGCCATCGGTTTCCGCCGGGGAAATATGTATACCAACACCATGCAGAATGTTTCGCTGACAAGGCTGGTGAATCTGCAGAATTTCAAATTTGTAAAAAATCGCTTTGAAGTAGTACCCCGCTCCGACTCCGCTCTGCTGGATATTCACTATGATCTGTCCCCGCTAAAGAAAAAATCACTTCAGACCATCATCAGCGCGAGTACCAAATCTAACAACCTCAGTGGTTCCCAGCTTGATGTTAACTGGAAAAACCGCAATTTTTTTAAAGGCGCGGAAATGCTCACGCTCAGCGCATATTTTGGTTTTGATGTTCAGCTGGGCGGTAATAAAATTGCCAATCCCAATCGCATCGGTAACGAATACATCCGGTATGGTGCCAGGGCAGACCTCTCCTTTCCAAGGTTTATTGTTCCATTTCTAAGGATAAGACCGGAGAAAAGCCAGCTCTTGCCCAAAACGATCCTGTCCCTGAATTACGAAAACAGGGTGCAGACAGGCTTTTTTACTACTACCTCCATCCGGGGCGACTGGTCTTATGTCTGGAGCAAAAGTTCAAGGCTGGAACATACCCTTACGCCCATTTCGCTCAACTTCATCGAACCCCGTAATGTGAATACCGAAAAACTGGTGAATATCATTACCAATCCTAATACCAACCCGCTTGACGCCGAAAGGTACATCAGGATACTGGAAGCAAAATACTTCCTGGCAGGTTCCAATTATACGGTAAGTTTCAGACCTACCCCCAGGCCATTCAGTAAAAATCAGTTTATTCTGATCGGCGGTATTGATTACGGAGGAAACCTGTTAAGCTTATTCTCAAAAACTCCGTCGGATGGCCGACCCAAAGAATTTATAGGTGTTCCTATCTTTCAGTATGCCAAAGCGGACGCTGAAATCCGGTATTACCGTACCATTACACCCGGGATACGCTGGGCCAACAGGCTGATTGCCGGAGCCATCAAACCCTACGGTAACTCCAGTAATATGCAGACACCGCTGTTTAAACAATATTTTGCCGGAGGAAGTACTGGCATAAGAGCCTTCCGTGCAAGGTCTCTGGGCCCAGGCGCTTACCGGCCCGACTCCCTCTCCATAGTACAGCTAGGCTACCAGGCACAGGGAGATATCCGCCTGGAATTTAACACTGAGTTACGTCTGCAGTTTACCAAGGTACTCAACGGAGCCGTTTTCATGGACGCAGGTAACATCTGGTCGATACCCGATGCCGAAAGGTCAGGTTACGACGAAAGAGCCATCATTGGCAAAGATTTCCTCAAGCAGGTTGCCGTGGGCGGAGGTATAGGCCTGAGGCTTGACTTTTCGTACCTCATTTTCCGTCTGGACCTGGCCACACCCTTCAGAAAGCCTTGGTATACCGCAGAACCAATCACATCGGACGATCCCGAAGCACCGGCCCGCTACAAAAATCCGTGGGTATTTAAGGAGATTAATTTCGGCAGCAAAGCATGGAGAAAGGAGAATCTTGTACTCAACATTGCCGTCGGATTACCTTTCTAA